In one Gadus morhua chromosome 7, gadMor3.0, whole genome shotgun sequence genomic region, the following are encoded:
- the LOC115547370 gene encoding zinc finger protein 25-like: MSINMSPYGPTLEEQLSSIMDVLAKAAVSEISQLFSEGSATLRSQITRSLKENQALRMRMKVMRSTLFSLRIQTRSNASCAASRFTLARANICKPQTKPQGDEHCDDFGDRSTQRGAPTDGLHVDAPGSSHLSSHSEELRLLSVHGKGGGPLALHGHDTLFTASEPEALSSLSTEHGVVKSLERGKQLVRREELTGQQTPDTILTKDEEDIGGGMPAVEDCDEFGDCSTQHGATLDSLHVEAPGSSHMSSNSEELRILSVHGKGEYPLAVDGHDNLFTVFKLETLSSLSAEHSVAKSLERGEQLVHREELTGHRGGSKDRPGVLSGECFPDKTNMVIHRRTHTGEKPYGCDQCTERFKLKDSLKSHMRRTHSGEKPYRCDQCVKCYYRSSHLKRHMKTHSREKPYRCNQCLKRFMRSSNLTVHMRTHSEEKPYRCNQCVKRFNQRSHLKVHMRTHSGEKPYRCDQCGTSFNQSTHLKVHMRIHSGQKPYRCDQCVKRFNQCSALKSHMRTHSGEKPYRCNQCVKRFSRNSSLKVHMRTHSGEKPYRCNQCVKRFSTSSNLTVHMRRTHSGEKP, from the exons ATGTCGATAAACATGTCGCCGTACGGCCCAACTTTGGAAGAACAGCTTTCGTCCATAATGGACGTACTTGCGAAAGCTGCCGTATCTGAAATTAGCCAACTGTTCTCGGAAGGCTCGGCTACCCTTCGATCACAAATAACTCGGAGCCTGAAAGAAAACCAAGcgctgaggatgaggatgaaggtGATGAGGAGTACGCTGTTTTCTTTGCGGATTCAAACGAGATCAAATGCATCCTGTGCGGCAAGTCGTTTTACCCTGGCTCGAGCCAACATCTGCAAACCACAGACTAAACCACAGGGAGatg AACACTGCGATGACTTTGGAGACCGCAGCACACAGCGCGGCGCCCCCACAGATGgtctgcatgtggacgcccctggctcctcccacctgtccagtcacagcgaggagctgaggCTCCTGAGCGTCCACGGAAAAGGGGGGGGCCCACTGGCGCTgcacggccatgacaccctcttcactgCGTCCGAACCAGAGGCTCTGAGCTCGCTGTCCACGGAACACGGCGTggtcaagagcctggagcgcggcaaGCAGCTGGTCCGCcgcgaggagctgactgggcag cagaccccagacaccattttaaccaaggatgaagaggatattggtggaggcatgcccgctgtag aagactgcgatgagTTTGGAGACTGCAGCACACAACACGGCGCCACCTTGGATAGTCTGCATGTGGaagcccctggctcctcccacatgtccagtaaCAGCGAggagctgcggatcctgagTGTCCACGGTAAAGGGGAGTACCCattggcggtggacggccatgacaacCTCTTCACCGTGTTCAAACTGGAGACTCTGAGCTCGCTGTCTGCGGAACACAGCGTGGcaaagagcctggagcgcggcgagcagctggtccaccgtgaggagctgactgggcatcggGGCGGCAGCAAGGACCGGCCCGGTGTGTTGTCTGGCGAGTGTTTTCCCGACAAAACCAATATGGTCATCCACAGGCGTACCCACACGGGCGAGAAGCCGTACGGGTGCGACCAGTGCACGGAGCGCTTCAAACTGAAAGACagcctgaagagccacatgaggaggactcactccggggagaagccctacaggtgtgatcAATGCGTGAAGTGCTACTATAGGAGCTCTCACCTGAAGAGGCACATGAAGACTCACTCCAGGGAGAAACCCTACAGGTGCAACCAATGCTTGAAGCGCTTTATGAGGAGTTCCAACCTGacggtccacatgaggactcactccgaggagaagccctacaggtgcaaccaatgcgtgaagcgcttcaaTCAGAGAAGTCAcctgaaggtccacatgaggactcactccggggagaagccctacaggtgtgaccaatgtgGGACTAGTTTCAATCAGAGTACCCAcctgaaggtccacatgaggaTACACTCCGGGCAGAAGCCTTATAGGTGTGACCAATGTGTGAAGCGCTTCAATCAGTGCTCCgccctgaagagccacatgaggactcactccggggagaaaccctacaggtgtaaccaatgcgtgaagcgcttcagtcggaATTCCAGcctgaaggtccacatgaggactcactccggggagaagccctacaggtgtaaccaatgcgtgaagcgcttcagtaCGAGTTCAAACCTGACGGTCCACATgaggaggactcactccggggagaagccctga